The following are encoded in a window of Peromyscus leucopus breed LL Stock chromosome X, UCI_PerLeu_2.1, whole genome shotgun sequence genomic DNA:
- the LOC114683394 gene encoding uncharacterized protein LOC114683394, with amino-acid sequence MDRFTYITKRFGVVKEWIFRLTGFLCSLLSLVFGIVLLSSRYWRLWEFDNKVVKLVYIGLWKAYYHQEFNISGSVTSVLVHSPVNLDWTISPEFRYAQNLIIVSILIKPFVLVFNSVAIRINIIKASIPKVQILCYKCCVLILLLSSLCTTLSVTWNQAEDLHGETTLDFPPTFPVRKEDLIKKHHTHVFPIGVLTATLSLFAMIMFLFEIRSLEQQIKLKAYRASKQAHQNV; translated from the exons ATGGATCGCTTCACCTACATAACAAAaag ATTTGGTGTAGTGAAGGAATGGATCTTCAGACTGACTGGCTTCCTTTGCAGCCTTTTATCTCTGGTGTTTGGAATAGTCCTCTTAAGCAGCCGGTACTGGCGCCTCTGGGAATTCGATAATAAGGTGGTTAAACTTGTGTACATTGGACTCTGGAAAGCTTATTACCATCAGGAGTTTAACATCTCTGGCTCTGTGACCAGTGTTCTGGTGCACAGCCCTGTCAACTTGGATTGGACCATTTCACCTGAATTTCGGTATGCACAGAACCTGATAATAGTGTCAATTTTGATAAAACCTTTTGTCCTGGTTTTCAACTCAGTGGCCATTAGAATCAACATTATCAAAGCTTCAATCCCTAAGGTTCAGATACTCTGCTACAAGTGCTGTGTCTTAATTCTGCTTCTCAGCAGCCTTTGCACAACTCTTTCTGTGACCTGGAACCAGGCAGAAGATCTTCATGGTGAAACCACTCTTGACTTTCCACCCACCTTTCCTGTTAGGAAAGAAGATCTGATAAAGAAACACCACACTCATGTGTTCCCCATAGGGGTCCTGACAGCCACCCTGTCACTCTTTGCCATGATTATGTTCCTCTTTGAAATCAGGTCATTGGAACAACAGATTAAGCTGAAGGCCTATCGTGCTTCCAAGCAGGCCCATCAAAATGTCTGA